The window CCCGGCCCCGGAGGCGCGCGCATTTCCACAGCAGGCCTGCTCGAGTCGTTCGCCGCCCGCTACCCGTTCCGCCTGGACGACTTCCAGCTCGAGGCCATCCGGGCGATCGAGGCGGGCCGGTCGGTGATCGTCTCGGCGCCCACCGGCTCGGGCAAGACGCTGGTGGCGGAGTTCGCCATCCACGCGGCGCTCTCCCGCGGCCGGCGGCTGGCCTACACCACGCCGCTCAAGGCGCTGTCCAACCAGAAGTTCGCCGACTTCGGCCGCCAGTGGGGCCCCGACCGCGTCGGCATCCTCACCGGGGACGTCAAGGTCAACCCGGGGGCGCCGGTGCTGGTCATGACCACCGAGATCCTGCGCAACATGTTCTACACGGGCGGGCTGTCGGGGCTCGAGACGGTGGTGCTGGACGAGTGCCACTACATGGGCGACGAGGGGCGGGGGACGGTGTGGGAGGAGATCATCGTCAACGCCCCGAAGGATGCCATGCTGGTGGCGCTGTCGGCCACGGTGGCGAACATCGCCGAGATCGCCGACTGGATCGGCCTCGTCCACCGCCCCATCGTGGCCATCACGCATCCGCACCGGGCGGTGCCGCTCCAGTACCTGGTGGCGGACCTCTCGGGCGAGATCCACCCCTACCATGCGGTTCGCGCGGGGAAGGTTCGCCTGCTGGGCGAGGAGCGCGAGGGCGGTCCCACGGACCGGGGGCGCTGGTACACGCGCCGGGTGGTGGACCCCACGGTGATGCTCGACGAGCTCGAGGGGCGCGGCTGGCTGCCCGCCATCTACTTCATCTTCAGCCGCGCCGGCTGCGAGCGGGCCATGGAGACGGTCCTGGCCGAGGGCAAGCCGCTGCTCACCAGGGCGCAGCAGCGCGAGGTGGACGAGGCGATCCGCCAGGCCGTGGAGGAGACCCCCACCATGGCCGAGTCGCCGCTCAACCAGACCATCTTCCAGGCCCTCGGCATGGGCGTCGGGCTCCACCACGCGGGCATCCTGCCCGGGGTGAAGCGGCTCATCGAGGTGCTCTTCGAGCGCGGACTGTGTCGCCTGGTGTTCGCCACCGAGACCATGTCGCTCGGCATCCACATGCCCGCCAAGAGTGTGGTGCTGCAGTCGCTCGCCAAGCGCACGGATCGCGGATTCCGCAGCCTCACCCACAACGAGCTGACGCAGATGGCGGGCCGGGCGGGCCGGCGCGGGATCGATCCCGAGGGCCAGTGCGTCATGGCGCTGGACGCGCGCGACGGGCTCGAGGAGATGCGGCGGGTGGTGGACGGCGACGCCGAACCCGTCCAGAGCCAGTTCAAGCTGGGCTATGGCTCGGTGGCGCTGCTCCTCGGCAGCGGGAGCGACGAGGCGACGATCCGGCGCATCGTGGAGTCCTCCTTCGGCCAGTACCAGAACCTCAAGCGGGTCCGCGCCCTCGAGGCCGAGGCGCAGGACCTCGAGACCGCGCTCGCCGCGGCGCGGGCTTACGCCGCGGCGTGCGGGGACCTGCCGCGCATCGGGCGCTACCGCAAGGCGCGCGGCGAGGTGGAGGCGCGGCGCGCCGCCCAGGGGAGGGGGGGGCGCCGGGGCGAGCGGTCGCTGGCCGAGGCGGAGCCCGGGCGGCTCGTGCTGGCCCGCCGGCGCGGGGGCGCGGTGCTCGGGCTCCTCTGCCGCGTGGACCCGCGCCGCCACCGGCTCGTGGCCAGCGTGCTCCTTCCTCACGGCGAGACCGTTGCCCTCAAGGCGGCGCACATCAAGAAGGTGTTCTGGGCCACACCCCCCGTGCCCATCCCGCGGGACTGGGAGCGGCGCACCGTCGCCCTCCGCGAGCATCTCTCGCGCGTGTCGCTGGAGGAGGTCACGGGGCGCGAGCGGAGCCAGGGCCCGGAGGCGGCGCTGGGCGAGATCGAGTGCCACCGCTGTCCGTGGGGCGCCCGGCCGCGCTGCGAGGAGGCGTGGAAGGGGATCGAGCGGCTCGAGGCGCGGCTCGGCCAGAAGCGGGAGATG is drawn from Candidatus Rokuibacteriota bacterium and contains these coding sequences:
- a CDS encoding DEAD/DEAH box helicase, coding for MRARAWDAGSAGARAPGPGGARISTAGLLESFAARYPFRLDDFQLEAIRAIEAGRSVIVSAPTGSGKTLVAEFAIHAALSRGRRLAYTTPLKALSNQKFADFGRQWGPDRVGILTGDVKVNPGAPVLVMTTEILRNMFYTGGLSGLETVVLDECHYMGDEGRGTVWEEIIVNAPKDAMLVALSATVANIAEIADWIGLVHRPIVAITHPHRAVPLQYLVADLSGEIHPYHAVRAGKVRLLGEEREGGPTDRGRWYTRRVVDPTVMLDELEGRGWLPAIYFIFSRAGCERAMETVLAEGKPLLTRAQQREVDEAIRQAVEETPTMAESPLNQTIFQALGMGVGLHHAGILPGVKRLIEVLFERGLCRLVFATETMSLGIHMPAKSVVLQSLAKRTDRGFRSLTHNELTQMAGRAGRRGIDPEGQCVMALDARDGLEEMRRVVDGDAEPVQSQFKLGYGSVALLLGSGSDEATIRRIVESSFGQYQNLKRVRALEAEAQDLETALAAARAYAAACGDLPRIGRYRKARGEVEARRAAQGRGGRRGERSLAEAEPGRLVLARRRGGAVLGLLCRVDPRRHRLVASVLLPHGETVALKAAHIKKVFWATPPVPIPRDWERRTVALREHLSRVSLEEVTGRERSQGPEAALGEIECHRCPWGARPRCEEAWKGIERLEARLGQKREMLEAGRNVYWQEFCRVVEVLEHFGAVRDGKLLPKGQLIAALRHDNELLVAEVADRGILADTTLAEAAALCSCLVEESRSSDSALARLFLRKRPKLRSKLRQLEAAADAVLQAERLHRLPMPVAVSTGFMPAVFRWASGDEDWSGIVEESFGGHEGDLIRAMRRLIDVLRQLSEADGVKRALAALLGRAARVVDRGIVLESALI